The following coding sequences are from one Lipingzhangella halophila window:
- a CDS encoding glycoside hydrolase family 15 protein produces the protein MSGWIEDYALIGDMQTAALVGRDGSIDWLCLPHFDSPACFSAILGDEQNGNWWIRPAANEGAATRRHYRSETLILETEWETSEGAVRVIDFMPPRGGAPHIVRIVEGLSGTVRMSTALRLRFDYGNVVPWIHRSGTEMAAVAGPDSVWLSSPVPMEGHNFVHDATFTVSAGQRVPFVMTWHPSEVEESDHLDAEKALSRTERFWRGWVETCSYEGDYRDAVVRSLITLKALTYRPTGGIVAAPTTSLPEEIGGVRNWDYRYCWLRDATITLEALIRSGYTDEAQSWREWLVRAVAGEPQHMQIMYGVRGERRLSEWEADWLPGYANSRPVRIGNAAVGQYQLDVYGEVMDVLELARRSGLQSSEHVWGLQRSLVNYLEWCWDEPDEGLWEVRGPRQHFVHSKVMAWVAADRAVRMIEEFGKEGPIERWRSLRDTIHTEVCTYGFDARRNTFTQYYGSKELDAALLLIPEVGFLPYNDPRVVGTIEAIREDLMVDGFVMRYRTDRAEVADHLPGNEGAFLACSFWMANALLSIGREKEARELFERLLALRNDVGLLSEEYDAQNGRQVGNFPQAFSHVPLVTTALNLSHHDGHRRGEH, from the coding sequence GTGTCCGGCTGGATTGAGGATTACGCGTTGATCGGCGACATGCAGACCGCCGCACTCGTGGGACGCGACGGCTCGATCGACTGGCTCTGCCTGCCCCATTTCGACTCCCCCGCCTGCTTCTCGGCCATTCTGGGCGACGAGCAGAACGGAAACTGGTGGATCCGGCCCGCCGCCAACGAAGGCGCCGCGACACGCCGCCATTACCGGTCCGAGACCCTCATCCTGGAGACCGAGTGGGAGACCTCCGAGGGCGCTGTCCGGGTCATCGACTTCATGCCGCCGCGCGGCGGCGCGCCGCACATCGTGCGGATCGTCGAGGGCCTCAGCGGCACCGTCCGGATGAGCACCGCGCTGCGGCTGCGCTTCGACTACGGCAACGTTGTGCCGTGGATCCACCGCAGCGGCACCGAGATGGCCGCGGTCGCCGGTCCCGACTCCGTGTGGCTCAGCTCCCCGGTGCCCATGGAGGGCCACAACTTCGTGCACGACGCCACGTTCACGGTGAGCGCCGGGCAGCGCGTTCCCTTCGTCATGACCTGGCACCCCTCCGAGGTCGAGGAGTCCGACCACCTCGACGCGGAGAAAGCCCTCTCGCGCACCGAGCGGTTCTGGCGCGGCTGGGTTGAGACGTGCTCCTACGAGGGCGACTACCGCGACGCCGTCGTGCGTTCCCTCATCACCCTCAAGGCCCTCACCTACCGCCCCACCGGCGGCATCGTCGCGGCGCCCACGACCTCCCTGCCCGAGGAGATCGGCGGGGTGCGCAACTGGGACTACCGCTACTGTTGGCTGCGCGACGCCACGATCACCCTTGAGGCGCTGATCCGCAGCGGCTACACCGACGAGGCGCAGTCCTGGCGCGAGTGGCTGGTCCGCGCGGTCGCGGGCGAGCCGCAGCACATGCAGATCATGTACGGGGTGCGCGGCGAACGCCGGCTCAGCGAGTGGGAAGCCGACTGGCTGCCCGGCTACGCGAACTCCCGGCCGGTGCGCATCGGAAACGCCGCTGTGGGCCAGTACCAGCTCGACGTCTACGGCGAGGTCATGGACGTCCTTGAGCTGGCGCGCCGTTCGGGCCTGCAGTCCTCCGAACACGTGTGGGGCCTGCAGCGTTCCCTGGTGAACTACTTGGAATGGTGTTGGGACGAACCCGACGAAGGGCTGTGGGAGGTCCGCGGCCCGCGCCAACACTTCGTGCACTCCAAGGTCATGGCCTGGGTGGCGGCCGACCGCGCCGTGCGGATGATCGAGGAGTTCGGCAAAGAGGGGCCGATCGAGCGCTGGCGCTCGCTGCGCGACACCATCCACACCGAGGTCTGCACCTACGGCTTCGACGCCCGGCGCAACACCTTCACCCAGTACTACGGGAGCAAGGAGCTCGACGCCGCCCTGCTGCTCATCCCCGAGGTCGGGTTCCTGCCCTACAACGACCCCCGGGTGGTGGGCACGATCGAGGCCATCCGCGAGGACCTCATGGTCGACGGGTTCGTCATGCGCTACCGCACCGACCGCGCGGAGGTCGCCGACCACCTCCCCGGCAACGAGGGCGCCTTCCTCGCGTGCAGCTTCTGGATGGCCAACGCCCTGCTGTCCATCGGGCGCGAGAAGGAGGCCCGCGAGCTCTTCGAGCGGCTGCTGGCGCTGCGCAACGACGTCGGGCTGCTCTCCGAGGAGTACGACGCGCAGAACGGCCGCCAGGTCGGCAACTTCCCGCAGGCGTTCAGTCACGTGCCGCTGGTGACCACCGCGCTGAACCTGTCCCACCACGACGGCCACCGTCGCGGCGAGCACTGA